A region of Ochotona princeps isolate mOchPri1 chromosome 2, mOchPri1.hap1, whole genome shotgun sequence DNA encodes the following proteins:
- the UBE2Q1 gene encoding ubiquitin-conjugating enzyme E2 Q1 isoform X1: MQQPQPQGQQQQPGPGQQLGGQGAAPGAGGGPGGGPGPGPCLRRELKLLESIFHRGHERFRIASACLDELSCEFLLAGAGGAGGGAGAAPGPHLPSRGSVPGEPVRIHCNITESYPAVPPIWSVESDDPNLAAVLERLVDIKKGNTLLLQHLKRIISDLCKLYNLPQHPDVEMLDQPLPAEQCTQEDVSSEDEDEEMPEDTEDLDHYEMKEEEPAEGKKSEDDGIGKENLAILEKIKKNQRQDYLNGAVSGSVQATDRLMKELRDIYRSQSFKGGNYAVELVNDSLYDWNVKLLKVDQDSALHNDLQILKEKEGADFILLNFSFKDNFPFDPPFVRVVSPVLSGGYVLGGGAICMELLTKQGWSSAYSIESVIMQISATLVKGKARVQFGANKSQYSLTRAQQSYKSLVQIHEKNGTTGPITYECCIWISRCLCGSPLLFPGRDSSAYCRTVMAILNAKEKHTPNCLKYSRLTYQTNQPPRWNPC, encoded by the exons ATGCAGCAGCCGCAGccgcaggggcagcagcagcagccggggCCGGGGCAGCAGCTGGGGGGCCAGGGGGCGGCGCCGGGGGCCGGGGGCGGCCCGGGAGGGGGCCCGGGGCCGGGGCCCTGCCTGAGGCGGGAGCTGAAGCTGCTCGAATCCATCTTTCACCGCGGCCACGAGCGCTTCCGCATTGCCAGCGCCTGCCTGGACGAGCTGAGCTGCGAGTTCCTGCTGGCCGGGGCCGGTGGGGCCGGTGGAGGGGCCGGGGCCGCGCCCGGCCCGCACCTCCCCTCACGGGGGTCGGTGCCCGGGGAGCCCGTCCGCATCCACTGCAACATCACG GAGTCCTACCCTGCCGTGCCCCCTATCTGGTCGGTGGAGTCTGATGACCCCAACTTGGCTGCTGTCTTGGAGAGGCTGGTGGACATAAAGAAAGGGAATACTCTG CTATTGCAACATCTGAAGAGGATCATCTCCGACCTGTGTAAACTCTATAACCTGCCTCAGCATCCGGATGTGGAGATGCTGGATCAGCCCTTGCCGGCAGAGCAG TGCACCCAGGAAGATGTGTCTTCAGAGGATGAAGATGAGGAGATGCCTGAG GACACAGAAGACCTAGATCACTATGAAATGAAAGAGGAAGAGCCTGCCGAGGGCAAGAAATCAGAAGATGATGGCATTGGAAAAGAAAACCTAGCCATcctagagaaaattaaaaagaaccaGAGGCAAGATTACTTAAAT GGTGCAGTGTCTGGCTCGGTGCAGGCCACTGACCGGCTGATGAAGGAGCTCAGGGATATATACCGATCACAGAGTTTCAAAGGCG GAAACTATGCAGTCGAACTTGTGAATGACAGTCTTTATGATTGGAATGTCAAACTCCTCAA AGTAGACCAGGACAGCGCTTTGCACAATGACCTCCAGATActcaaagagaaagaaggagccgACTTCATCCTCCTCAACTTTTCCTTCAAA GATAACTTTCCCTTTGATCCACCGTTTGTCAGGGTTGTGTCTCCAGTCCTCTCCGGAGG GTATGTTCTGGGTGGAGGTGCCATCTGCATGGAACTTCTCACCAAACAG GGCTGGAGCAGTGCCTACTCCATAGAGTCGGTGATCATGCAGATCAGTGCTACGCTGGTGAAGGGGAAGGCACGAGTGCAGTTTGGAGCCAACAAA TCTCAGTACAGTCTGACAAGAGCACAGCAGTCCTACAAGTCCTTGGTGCAGATCCACGAAAAAAACG gcaCCACTGGACCAATTACCTATGAATGCTGTATTTGGATCTCACGCTGCCTCTGTGGctcccctctcctttttcctggacGTGATAGCTCTGCCTATTGTAGGACAGTGATGGCTATTCTAAACgctaaggaaaaacacacaccGAACTGTCTCAAGTACTCAAGACTGACTTACCAGACCAACCAGCCTCCTCGCTGGAACCCTTGCTAG
- the UBE2Q1 gene encoding ubiquitin-conjugating enzyme E2 Q1 isoform X2 translates to MQQPQPQGQQQQPGPGQQLGGQGAAPGAGGGPGGGPGPGPCLRRELKLLESIFHRGHERFRIASACLDELSCEFLLAGAGGAGGGAGAAPGPHLPSRGSVPGEPVRIHCNITESYPAVPPIWSVESDDPNLAAVLERLVDIKKGNTLLLQHLKRIISDLCKLYNLPQHPDVEMLDQPLPAEQCTQEDVSSEDEDEEMPEDTEDLDHYEMKEEEPAEGKKSEDDGIGKENLAILEKIKKNQRQDYLNGAVSGSVQATDRLMKELRDIYRSQSFKGGNYAVELVNDSLYDWNVKLLKVDQDSALHNDLQILKEKEGADFILLNFSFKDNFPFDPPFVRVVSPVLSGGYVLGGGAICMELLTKQGWSSAYSIESVIMQISATLVKGKARVQFGANKSQYSLTRAQQSYKSLVQIHEKNGWYTPPKEDG, encoded by the exons ATGCAGCAGCCGCAGccgcaggggcagcagcagcagccggggCCGGGGCAGCAGCTGGGGGGCCAGGGGGCGGCGCCGGGGGCCGGGGGCGGCCCGGGAGGGGGCCCGGGGCCGGGGCCCTGCCTGAGGCGGGAGCTGAAGCTGCTCGAATCCATCTTTCACCGCGGCCACGAGCGCTTCCGCATTGCCAGCGCCTGCCTGGACGAGCTGAGCTGCGAGTTCCTGCTGGCCGGGGCCGGTGGGGCCGGTGGAGGGGCCGGGGCCGCGCCCGGCCCGCACCTCCCCTCACGGGGGTCGGTGCCCGGGGAGCCCGTCCGCATCCACTGCAACATCACG GAGTCCTACCCTGCCGTGCCCCCTATCTGGTCGGTGGAGTCTGATGACCCCAACTTGGCTGCTGTCTTGGAGAGGCTGGTGGACATAAAGAAAGGGAATACTCTG CTATTGCAACATCTGAAGAGGATCATCTCCGACCTGTGTAAACTCTATAACCTGCCTCAGCATCCGGATGTGGAGATGCTGGATCAGCCCTTGCCGGCAGAGCAG TGCACCCAGGAAGATGTGTCTTCAGAGGATGAAGATGAGGAGATGCCTGAG GACACAGAAGACCTAGATCACTATGAAATGAAAGAGGAAGAGCCTGCCGAGGGCAAGAAATCAGAAGATGATGGCATTGGAAAAGAAAACCTAGCCATcctagagaaaattaaaaagaaccaGAGGCAAGATTACTTAAAT GGTGCAGTGTCTGGCTCGGTGCAGGCCACTGACCGGCTGATGAAGGAGCTCAGGGATATATACCGATCACAGAGTTTCAAAGGCG GAAACTATGCAGTCGAACTTGTGAATGACAGTCTTTATGATTGGAATGTCAAACTCCTCAA AGTAGACCAGGACAGCGCTTTGCACAATGACCTCCAGATActcaaagagaaagaaggagccgACTTCATCCTCCTCAACTTTTCCTTCAAA GATAACTTTCCCTTTGATCCACCGTTTGTCAGGGTTGTGTCTCCAGTCCTCTCCGGAGG GTATGTTCTGGGTGGAGGTGCCATCTGCATGGAACTTCTCACCAAACAG GGCTGGAGCAGTGCCTACTCCATAGAGTCGGTGATCATGCAGATCAGTGCTACGCTGGTGAAGGGGAAGGCACGAGTGCAGTTTGGAGCCAACAAA TCTCAGTACAGTCTGACAAGAGCACAGCAGTCCTACAAGTCCTTGGTGCAGATCCACGAAAAAAACG gCTGGTACACACCCCCAAAAGAAGATGGCTAA